In a genomic window of Chryseobacterium sp. G0162:
- a CDS encoding efflux RND transporter permease subunit codes for MIKNFINRPVLSTVISILIVILGVLGLISLPVTQYPDIAPPTVSVSANYTGANAETVMKSVVVPLEEQINGVEGMDYITSSAGNDGSAQIQVFFKQGIDPDIAAVNVQNRVARATPLLPSEVTRSGVVTQKQQTSALMYMSFYSENKDLDDVYLQNFLNINIIPNLKRVNGVGDANVFGGKNYSMRIWLDPAKMAAYSVTPTDVTNAINEQSREAAAGSIGQNSGSSFEYIIKYVGKFNDKEQYDNIIIKSLPNGQNLMLKDVAKVELAGQSYTGIGENGNSPSISMGIFQTPGSNAQEIIKNIKTYLKSAESTFPKGIKYTFNFDTNEFLEASIEKVVHTLIEAFILVFIVVYIFLQDFRSTLIPAIAVPVSIVGAFFFLNLFGYSLNLLTLFALVLAIGIVVDDAIVVVEAVHAKMEHGISDAKKATVEAMDEITGAIISITLVMAAVFIPVTFITGPTGVFYQQFGITLIIAIIISAINALTLSPVLCSLFLKPHAEHHAEYKNLNLLQKFFYKFNIAFKTTTERYGRGFVFLLRHKWVTLVIFAVTGGILYWASGTMKKGFVPTEDRGIIFTDVQLPPGASMERTYNALKTLQAKALKVPGVQNVTISTGRGFLSGNGSNNGLAFVKLKPFEERKKDGQTSEDITKKLFGIVGSVPDAKVVFFQPPSVPGFGNSAGFEMVLLDKSGGEYADLDNKTNEFIGKLMQRPEIQFAQTSFNTKYPQYQMEINVPLSKQLGVSVNDILATMQGYIGGIYTADFTKYGKQFRVMVQALPENRQNIENLNQLYVRTGSGIMSPISQFVTLKKAYGPQSVSRYNLFTSVKVTGANSDGYSSGDAIAAVQQVADETLNQNYAVEFTGLTREELNSGSQTLLIFGLSLVFVYFILSAQYESYILPLIVVISLPLGVMGAYFGQKIMGLENNIYFQIALIMLVGLLAKNAILIVEFAVQRRHHGETIVMSAINAAKARVRPILMTSFAFIFGLLPLVLASGIGAVGNRSIATGAAIGLLIGTVLGLFVIPVLYVIFESIQEKIKPIKKEDINLAE; via the coding sequence ATGATAAAAAACTTTATTAACAGACCGGTTTTATCTACCGTAATTTCAATCTTGATTGTGATTCTCGGTGTGCTAGGGCTGATCTCGTTACCGGTTACACAGTATCCGGATATTGCACCGCCTACAGTAAGTGTGTCTGCAAACTATACAGGAGCCAATGCGGAAACTGTAATGAAAAGTGTGGTCGTTCCCTTAGAAGAGCAGATCAACGGGGTAGAAGGTATGGACTATATTACTTCCTCTGCAGGAAATGATGGTTCTGCCCAGATCCAGGTTTTCTTTAAACAAGGAATAGATCCTGATATTGCGGCGGTAAACGTACAAAACCGTGTGGCTAGAGCTACTCCTTTGTTGCCGTCCGAAGTGACGCGTTCAGGTGTTGTAACTCAAAAGCAACAGACGAGTGCCTTGATGTATATGTCTTTCTATTCGGAAAACAAAGATCTTGATGATGTATACCTTCAGAACTTTTTGAATATCAATATTATTCCAAACCTAAAAAGGGTAAATGGTGTAGGGGATGCCAACGTTTTCGGGGGTAAAAACTATTCCATGAGAATCTGGTTGGACCCTGCAAAAATGGCGGCCTATAGTGTTACCCCTACGGATGTTACCAATGCGATCAATGAGCAGAGTAGAGAAGCTGCGGCGGGTTCCATTGGGCAGAACAGTGGAAGTTCTTTTGAATATATTATCAAATATGTAGGTAAATTCAACGATAAAGAACAGTATGATAATATCATCATCAAATCTCTTCCAAACGGACAAAACCTTATGCTTAAAGACGTTGCTAAAGTAGAATTGGCAGGCCAGTCTTATACAGGGATTGGGGAGAACGGAAACAGTCCTTCCATCAGTATGGGGATCTTCCAGACGCCGGGTTCCAACGCACAGGAGATTATTAAAAATATCAAAACGTATCTGAAATCTGCAGAAAGTACTTTCCCTAAAGGAATTAAATATACTTTTAACTTTGATACCAACGAGTTCTTAGAAGCTTCTATTGAAAAAGTAGTACATACACTGATTGAAGCTTTCATCTTGGTGTTTATTGTAGTATATATTTTCCTTCAGGACTTCAGATCTACTTTGATTCCGGCCATTGCGGTTCCGGTATCTATCGTAGGGGCGTTCTTCTTCCTGAATTTATTCGGATACTCATTAAACCTGTTAACCCTTTTTGCATTGGTACTTGCCATTGGTATTGTGGTGGATGACGCGATTGTCGTCGTGGAAGCCGTTCATGCGAAGATGGAGCATGGTATTTCAGATGCTAAAAAAGCAACGGTGGAAGCGATGGATGAGATTACAGGAGCTATTATTTCTATTACTTTAGTAATGGCAGCGGTATTTATCCCTGTGACGTTTATTACAGGTCCTACAGGAGTATTCTACCAACAATTTGGTATTACGCTGATCATCGCGATCATCATTTCTGCTATTAATGCATTAACGTTGAGTCCGGTTTTATGTTCATTATTCTTAAAGCCTCACGCAGAGCATCATGCAGAGTATAAGAACTTAAACCTGCTACAGAAGTTTTTCTATAAGTTTAATATTGCTTTTAAAACAACAACTGAGCGTTACGGAAGAGGATTTGTATTTCTGTTAAGACATAAATGGGTAACCCTGGTAATCTTTGCGGTTACAGGAGGTATTCTATATTGGGCAAGTGGAACCATGAAGAAAGGTTTCGTTCCTACAGAAGATAGAGGAATTATCTTTACCGATGTTCAGCTTCCTCCGGGTGCTTCTATGGAAAGAACATATAATGCATTGAAAACACTTCAGGCTAAAGCATTGAAGGTTCCGGGAGTACAGAATGTAACGATTTCTACAGGTAGAGGATTCTTATCAGGAAACGGAAGTAACAATGGTCTTGCCTTTGTTAAGTTGAAGCCATTTGAAGAAAGAAAAAAAGATGGTCAGACTTCTGAAGATATCACCAAAAAACTATTTGGAATTGTAGGATCTGTTCCTGATGCCAAAGTAGTATTCTTTCAACCGCCAAGTGTACCGGGATTTGGTAACAGTGCTGGTTTTGAAATGGTATTACTGGATAAATCAGGGGGAGAATATGCTGACTTGGATAATAAAACCAATGAATTCATCGGTAAGCTGATGCAGAGACCTGAAATTCAGTTTGCTCAGACTTCATTTAACACAAAATATCCTCAGTATCAGATGGAAATTAATGTTCCACTCAGCAAACAGCTTGGCGTTTCTGTGAATGATATTTTGGCTACCATGCAAGGGTATATTGGAGGTATTTATACTGCCGACTTTACCAAGTATGGAAAACAGTTCAGAGTAATGGTTCAGGCACTTCCAGAGAACAGACAGAATATTGAGAATCTGAACCAGCTTTATGTCAGAACAGGTTCAGGTATCATGTCTCCGATTTCACAGTTTGTAACATTGAAAAAAGCATACGGACCACAATCTGTAAGCCGTTATAACCTGTTTACTTCAGTGAAGGTGACGGGAGCAAACTCTGACGGATACAGTTCCGGGGATGCTATTGCTGCTGTACAGCAGGTAGCTGATGAAACCCTGAATCAAAACTATGCAGTAGAGTTTACAGGATTAACCAGAGAAGAATTAAATTCAGGATCTCAGACCCTTCTGATTTTCGGGTTAAGTTTGGTCTTTGTTTACTTTATCCTTTCTGCACAGTATGAAAGTTATATCCTTCCGCTTATCGTTGTTATCTCTCTTCCTCTTGGGGTAATGGGAGCTTATTTCGGACAGAAAATTATGGGCTTGGAAAATAATATTTATTTCCAGATTGCTCTAATTATGCTCGTCGGATTGTTGGCGAAAAATGCGATCCTTATTGTTGAATTTGCAGTCCAGAGAAGGCATCATGGTGAAACAATCGTAATGTCTGCCATCAATGCCGCAAAAGCGAGAGTAAGGCCGATTCTGATGACCTCATTTGCCTTTATCTTCGGTTTATTACCGTTAGTGTTAGCAAGTGGAATTGGTGCTGTAGGTAACAGATCAATCGCAACAGGAGCAGCCATAGGATTGTTGATAGGTACTGTTTTAGGACTTTTTGTAATTCCGGTATTGTATGTGATTTTTGAAAGCATACAGGAGAAGATTAAGCCTATCAAAAAAGAAGATATCAATTTAGCAGAGTAA
- a CDS encoding efflux RND transporter periplasmic adaptor subunit: MNNKLVILSIAALSLTACKKEAPKQDGAKPYPVVSVESKNIVGYQTFPATIQGRVNNDVRTKIQGYITQVLVDEGQYVTKGQPLFRLETNILTENAAASKAGIGAAESTIAAAQASVNAAQVEVNKLKPLVQKNIISNVQLQSAQAQLAQAQAQLQQAHAAKRQAEANYKGVEANIEYSIIRAPISGVVGRLPLKVGSLVGPSDQTPLTTISDTSEIFAYFAMNEKEYFDFLEKSPGASMPEKIKNLPMVELQLANGSLYPEKGRIEAITGQIDPTTGTIQFRVAFTNAQKLLSNGNSGTIRFPQNYDNVLVVPESATYEQQGIVYVYKVEKGDTARNVVVNVIDRIDNLALIKSGVNKGEIVVAAGIGGLKPGTAVKPKPIKMDSLVKSIKPKF, encoded by the coding sequence ATGAATAATAAGCTAGTTATACTTTCCATTGCAGCGCTTTCTCTCACAGCCTGCAAAAAAGAAGCTCCGAAACAGGATGGTGCCAAACCGTACCCTGTTGTTTCTGTGGAGTCAAAAAATATAGTAGGATATCAGACGTTTCCGGCTACCATTCAAGGTAGAGTAAACAATGATGTACGTACTAAAATACAGGGATATATTACCCAGGTATTGGTAGATGAAGGACAATATGTTACCAAAGGACAGCCTTTGTTCCGTTTGGAAACCAATATCCTTACCGAAAATGCCGCTGCTTCTAAAGCAGGAATCGGGGCCGCTGAATCTACTATTGCCGCTGCACAGGCATCTGTAAATGCTGCTCAGGTTGAAGTCAACAAACTGAAACCTCTGGTTCAGAAAAATATTATCAGTAACGTACAGTTACAATCTGCACAAGCTCAGTTAGCCCAGGCTCAGGCTCAGTTACAGCAGGCACATGCTGCAAAAAGACAGGCTGAAGCCAACTACAAAGGAGTAGAAGCTAATATTGAATATTCCATTATTCGTGCGCCTATTTCAGGAGTAGTAGGAAGACTTCCGTTAAAAGTCGGAAGTTTGGTAGGGCCGTCTGACCAGACTCCTTTAACAACCATTTCTGATACTTCTGAAATCTTTGCCTACTTTGCGATGAATGAAAAGGAGTATTTTGATTTCCTTGAAAAATCTCCAGGAGCTTCTATGCCTGAGAAAATCAAAAACTTACCAATGGTTGAGCTTCAGTTAGCCAACGGAAGTCTTTATCCTGAAAAAGGAAGAATTGAAGCCATTACCGGTCAGATAGATCCTACTACGGGAACCATTCAGTTCAGAGTTGCCTTTACCAATGCTCAAAAATTATTAAGCAATGGTAACAGTGGAACGATCAGATTCCCTCAGAATTATGATAATGTTCTTGTAGTTCCTGAAAGTGCTACTTACGAGCAACAAGGTATTGTATACGTATATAAAGTAGAAAAAGGAGATACTGCAAGAAACGTTGTAGTAAATGTTATTGACAGAATCGACAATTTGGCTCTTATAAAATCAGGAGTTAATAAAGGTGAAATAGTGGTTGCAGCAGGTATCGGAGGATTGAAACCGGGAACAGCTGTAAAACCGAAACCAATCAAAATGGATAGTCTTGTTAAATCAATAAAACCGAAATTCTAA
- a CDS encoding transcriptional regulator: MHQSIGIDEKIFQDAVKFYGTVFNLPPLASKIYSYLLFDYEKVGITFDEFVEVLSASKSSVSTSISLLLNAQLIVDHNKMDERKRYFFINDEYKKIRFEKIVQKMQDELKLLDDLNNFKKSKDDGYNERIEVYKALLNKNIENIQESLNKL; encoded by the coding sequence ATGCACCAAAGTATAGGAATTGATGAAAAAATATTTCAGGATGCCGTAAAGTTTTATGGCACTGTGTTCAACCTACCTCCTTTAGCTTCAAAAATCTATTCCTACCTTCTTTTTGATTATGAGAAAGTAGGAATTACTTTTGACGAGTTTGTTGAAGTGCTCTCTGCGAGCAAAAGTTCCGTTTCCACCAGTATTTCATTATTGTTAAATGCACAGCTCATCGTAGATCATAATAAGATGGATGAGAGGAAACGGTATTTTTTTATCAATGATGAATACAAAAAGATCCGATTTGAGAAAATTGTCCAGAAAATGCAGGACGAATTAAAGCTATTAGATGATTTAAACAATTTTAAAAAAAGTAAAGACGATGGATACAACGAAAGAATAGAAGTTTACAAAGCACTCTTAAACAAAAACATAGAAAATATTCAGGAATCTCTTAATAAACTATAA
- a CDS encoding GNAT family N-acetyltransferase, with amino-acid sequence MNPEIKLRKSEIEDRDIIWGIIQQSIERRKQDGSTQWQNGYPNLGTVESDIAKGFGYVLTVDGEIAVYAALILNDEPAYSKIEGEWLSNGEFVVVHRVAIDEKFAGQGITKKLFDHIEDFTRVNGIQSVKVDTNYDNIAMLKILESKGYSYCGEVVLADGLRKAFEKIII; translated from the coding sequence ATGAATCCAGAAATCAAACTAAGAAAATCGGAAATTGAAGACAGAGACATTATTTGGGGAATCATCCAGCAATCCATTGAAAGAAGAAAGCAGGACGGAAGTACACAATGGCAGAATGGTTATCCCAATCTTGGAACAGTAGAAAGTGATATCGCAAAAGGTTTCGGATATGTACTTACAGTAGATGGGGAAATTGCAGTATATGCGGCTTTGATCCTTAACGATGAACCTGCCTATAGTAAAATCGAAGGAGAGTGGTTAAGCAACGGAGAATTTGTGGTGGTACATCGTGTGGCCATTGATGAAAAATTTGCAGGGCAGGGAATCACTAAAAAACTTTTCGATCATATAGAGGATTTTACGAGAGTTAATGGTATCCAGAGTGTTAAGGTAGATACAAACTATGATAATATTGCAATGCTGAAGATTCTTGAAAGCAAAGGATATTCTTATTGCGGAGAAGTTGTTTTAGCCGATGGATTAAGGAAAGCTTTTGAGAAGATTATAATTTAA
- a CDS encoding DUF2007 domain-containing protein — translation MERSTRVSVYESDNPSEIQLVKSKLDDAQITNTIENNYLTFTTTPTATSLKVMVDLEDEKKAFEIIDAYLQQSEN, via the coding sequence ATGGAAAGAAGTACGAGAGTATCAGTTTACGAAAGTGATAACCCTTCAGAAATTCAGTTGGTTAAGTCTAAATTGGATGATGCGCAAATTACAAACACTATTGAAAACAACTATCTGACATTTACCACAACACCTACAGCAACATCGCTAAAGGTAATGGTGGATCTAGAAGATGAAAAGAAAGCATTTGAAATTATTGATGCTTATCTTCAACAAAGTGAAAATTAA
- the lat gene encoding L-lysine 6-transaminase encodes MEHTLDIQANKVKETVGKHVLADGFDFVMDIEKSHGSWLYDKLTDREYLDMFSMFASASIGYNHPYLVERSEWLGRMAVNKPTLADVYSEEYAHFLEVFERVVIPEELQYAFFIEGGTLGVENALKACFDWKTRKNFEKGLDTEAGICIHFKQAFHGRSGYTLSLTNTSDPRKYQYFPMFKWPRILNPKLSFPITEENLAETIKNEQLALVQIEEAILMNPDKVACIIIEPIQAEGGDNHFRDEFLLGLRKICDDNEILLIFDEVQTGIAITGKMWAFQHFTAKPDIISFGKKAQVCGVLANKEKFDEIPNNVFRESSRINSTFGGNFIDMLRFQLVMEVIEKENLVENARVVGDFLLESLKAMAEKYPSKISNARGRGLMCAIDLPSGAERNKMMTELFNDGLIILPCGDQSLRFRPHLNVTKEEIQLALDKIENNINKI; translated from the coding sequence ATGGAACACACATTAGATATACAAGCAAATAAAGTAAAGGAAACAGTTGGTAAACATGTGTTGGCTGACGGTTTTGATTTCGTGATGGACATTGAAAAATCTCATGGATCATGGCTTTACGATAAACTTACAGACAGAGAATACCTGGATATGTTCTCTATGTTTGCATCAGCTTCCATCGGGTACAACCACCCGTATCTTGTAGAAAGATCAGAATGGTTGGGAAGAATGGCTGTCAATAAACCAACTTTGGCAGACGTTTACTCAGAAGAATACGCTCACTTTTTAGAAGTATTCGAAAGAGTAGTGATTCCTGAAGAACTACAATACGCTTTCTTTATTGAAGGCGGAACTTTAGGCGTTGAAAATGCATTGAAGGCTTGCTTCGACTGGAAGACCCGCAAGAACTTCGAAAAAGGTCTTGATACTGAAGCAGGAATCTGTATTCATTTCAAACAGGCTTTCCACGGAAGAAGTGGGTATACTTTAAGCTTAACAAACACATCGGATCCTAGGAAGTATCAATATTTCCCAATGTTTAAATGGCCGAGAATCTTAAATCCGAAATTATCATTCCCAATCACAGAAGAAAATCTGGCAGAAACAATCAAAAATGAGCAATTAGCTTTAGTGCAGATTGAAGAAGCTATTCTGATGAATCCTGATAAAGTAGCTTGTATCATCATTGAGCCTATCCAGGCAGAAGGTGGTGACAACCATTTCAGAGATGAATTCTTGTTAGGATTAAGAAAAATCTGTGACGACAATGAAATCTTACTAATTTTTGATGAAGTTCAGACGGGTATTGCCATTACAGGGAAAATGTGGGCATTCCAGCACTTTACTGCAAAGCCGGATATTATTTCTTTCGGTAAAAAAGCTCAGGTTTGCGGAGTATTGGCCAACAAAGAAAAGTTTGACGAAATTCCGAACAATGTTTTCAGAGAAAGCTCAAGAATCAACTCTACATTTGGAGGTAATTTTATTGACATGCTTCGTTTCCAACTGGTAATGGAAGTTATTGAAAAAGAAAACCTTGTAGAAAACGCAAGAGTAGTAGGAGACTTCCTATTGGAGAGCTTAAAAGCAATGGCTGAGAAATATCCTTCAAAAATTTCCAATGCTAGAGGTAGAGGATTAATGTGTGCTATTGATCTTCCATCCGGAGCAGAAAGAAACAAAATGATGACTGAATTATTTAATGACGGACTGATTATTCTTCCGTGTGGAGATCAGTCTTTACGTTTCAGACCACATCTTAATGTTACCAAAGAGGAAATTCAATTGGCATTAGATAAAATTGAAAACAATATTAATAAAATTTAA
- a CDS encoding aldehyde dehydrogenase family protein, producing MSKKVKDFGIEKTLKNLGIKEENKGTSVGGKYFASGKTIESVSPADGKLIAKVKTSGESDYDKVIETAQKAFQEFRLIPAPKRGEIVRQLGLKLREYKDDLGKLVSYEMGKSLQEGLGEVQEMIDICDFAVGLSRQLQGYTMHSERPGHRMYEQYHPLGVVGIITAFNFPVAVWSWNTALAWICGNVTIWKPSEKTPLCAIACQNIMNEVLKENNLSEGISSVLVADHEIGQKLVDDKRVALVSFTGSTRVGRMVSSKVAERFGKSILELGGNNAIIITKDADLNMSIIGAVFGAVGTAGQRCTSTRRLIIHEEVYDEVKTRLVKAYGQLKIGNPLDETNHVGPLIDVDAVNQYQESIKKCKKEGGKFVVEGGVLSGKDYESGCYVKPCVAEVKNSYEIVQHETFAPILYLIKYKTLEEAIAIQNDVPQGLSSAIMTQNLREAELFLSHAGSDCGIANVNIGTSGAEIGGAFGGEKETGGGRESGSDAWKYYMRRQTNTINYTAQLPLAQGIKFDL from the coding sequence ATGTCAAAAAAAGTAAAGGATTTCGGAATCGAAAAAACACTCAAAAACCTTGGTATTAAAGAAGAGAATAAAGGGACTTCAGTGGGCGGTAAATATTTCGCTTCAGGAAAGACGATTGAAAGCGTATCTCCTGCAGACGGGAAATTAATTGCTAAAGTAAAGACTTCCGGAGAAAGTGATTATGACAAAGTTATTGAAACGGCTCAAAAGGCATTTCAGGAATTCAGGCTGATCCCGGCTCCTAAGAGAGGAGAGATCGTAAGACAGCTTGGTTTAAAGTTAAGAGAATATAAAGATGATCTTGGAAAACTTGTTTCTTATGAAATGGGTAAATCTTTGCAGGAAGGACTTGGAGAAGTACAGGAAATGATTGATATCTGCGATTTTGCCGTAGGACTTTCAAGACAGCTTCAGGGATATACCATGCATTCGGAAAGACCTGGTCACAGAATGTACGAGCAATACCACCCGCTTGGGGTAGTAGGAATCATCACTGCATTCAACTTCCCGGTAGCAGTATGGTCTTGGAATACGGCTTTAGCATGGATCTGTGGTAACGTTACCATCTGGAAACCGTCAGAAAAAACTCCACTTTGTGCCATTGCATGTCAGAATATTATGAATGAAGTCTTGAAAGAGAACAATCTTTCAGAAGGAATTTCAAGTGTATTGGTTGCTGACCATGAGATTGGGCAGAAATTAGTAGATGACAAGAGAGTAGCTTTGGTATCTTTCACAGGGTCTACAAGAGTAGGAAGAATGGTTTCTTCTAAGGTAGCAGAAAGATTCGGAAAATCTATCCTTGAATTAGGAGGGAATAATGCGATTATCATCACTAAAGATGCAGATCTTAACATGTCTATCATCGGAGCGGTATTCGGAGCCGTAGGAACTGCAGGACAAAGATGTACTTCTACAAGAAGACTGATTATCCACGAAGAGGTATATGATGAAGTAAAAACAAGATTGGTAAAAGCTTATGGCCAGTTGAAAATCGGAAATCCATTGGATGAAACGAATCACGTGGGACCACTTATTGACGTGGATGCTGTAAATCAATATCAGGAATCTATCAAAAAATGTAAAAAAGAAGGTGGTAAATTCGTTGTAGAAGGTGGCGTTTTATCTGGAAAAGATTATGAATCCGGATGCTATGTGAAGCCTTGCGTTGCTGAAGTAAAGAACTCTTATGAGATCGTTCAGCATGAAACATTTGCTCCGATTTTATACTTAATCAAATACAAGACATTAGAAGAAGCAATTGCTATTCAGAATGATGTTCCACAGGGACTTTCTTCTGCCATCATGACACAAAATCTTAGAGAAGCAGAATTATTCCTTTCCCATGCAGGTTCAGATTGTGGTATTGCGAACGTAAATATTGGGACTTCAGGTGCTGAGATCGGAGGAGCTTTCGGAGGTGAAAAAGAAACCGGAGGTGGAAGAGAATCAGGATCAGATGCTTGGAAGTATTATATGAGAAGGCAAACTAATACTATAAATTATACTGCACAACTTCCTTTAGCACAAGGAATTAAATTTGATTTATAA
- a CDS encoding T9SS type A sorting domain-containing protein, with translation MKKTLITLAVILGQLSSSQCFKEFSPSKTGRYTAGIKTDGTLWTWGEKGYGGLGNNTQSAAYFPEQITSDTWKNFSLGRYHTLAIKTDGTLWAWGLNNYGQVGNGTNVNQFAPVQIGTGNDWSFVMTGEYSSFAIKTNGELWAWGNNSSYGLGLGNKTDVLVPTRVGTDIDWKKLSSGGSHTIALKNNGSIWGWGLNSSGQVGAGNTSVKTPIQIGTDTNWRDISAGYISSYGIKNDNTIWAWGDNYGGQIGNGGWGAQIYTPIQVGTDNNWKSVKSGGYHVVALKYDNTLWGWGSNGLSQLAGYHGTLNYKTPIRIGLDSDWKNIYPGYAATYAEKNNNTMWVTGDQCCGEFGSNFSSGKHYPLAIISGYCAESVLATSDLPKKNDIIAFYPNPVKDMLNISLDSKIEGVEVYEMNGKKIKDYTDVNNFQLKVSFSELLPAAYIVKIKTKNEVRTVKIVKE, from the coding sequence TTGAAAAAAACACTAATAACCTTAGCTGTCATTCTTGGGCAGTTATCTTCATCACAATGCTTTAAAGAATTCAGTCCTTCTAAAACCGGAAGGTATACGGCAGGTATAAAAACTGATGGGACACTCTGGACCTGGGGAGAAAAGGGGTATGGAGGACTTGGAAATAATACACAAAGTGCAGCATATTTCCCAGAACAGATTACTTCGGATACCTGGAAGAATTTTTCATTGGGAAGATATCATACATTAGCCATAAAAACAGACGGCACACTTTGGGCATGGGGGTTGAATAATTACGGACAAGTAGGTAACGGAACAAATGTAAATCAGTTTGCTCCCGTACAAATTGGGACTGGCAATGATTGGAGTTTTGTAATGACTGGTGAATACTCTTCTTTCGCTATTAAAACAAACGGTGAGCTTTGGGCTTGGGGAAATAACAGTAGTTATGGATTAGGATTAGGAAATAAGACTGATGTACTTGTACCTACTAGAGTAGGTACAGATATAGATTGGAAGAAACTTTCAAGTGGAGGAAGCCATACAATTGCGCTTAAAAATAATGGAAGTATTTGGGGATGGGGGCTAAACTCATCAGGGCAGGTTGGAGCAGGAAATACGTCTGTAAAAACTCCTATCCAGATTGGTACAGACACAAATTGGAGAGATATATCTGCAGGATACATTAGTTCTTATGGAATAAAGAATGATAATACTATTTGGGCATGGGGCGATAACTATGGTGGGCAAATAGGAAATGGTGGGTGGGGTGCTCAGATTTACACCCCAATTCAGGTAGGTACCGACAATAATTGGAAATCTGTTAAATCAGGTGGATATCATGTGGTTGCTCTGAAATATGATAATACTTTATGGGGTTGGGGATCTAACGGACTATCACAGCTAGCAGGCTATCATGGAACTTTGAATTATAAAACTCCAATCAGGATTGGTTTGGATTCTGACTGGAAAAACATCTACCCAGGATATGCTGCAACATATGCTGAGAAAAATAACAATACCATGTGGGTAACAGGAGACCAGTGTTGTGGAGAGTTTGGAAGTAATTTTTCAAGCGGAAAACATTATCCTTTGGCAATTATTTCAGGATACTGTGCGGAATCTGTACTTGCTACATCAGATTTGCCTAAGAAAAATGACATCATTGCTTTTTATCCTAATCCAGTAAAAGATATGCTTAATATCTCTTTGGATTCAAAAATAGAAGGAGTTGAAGTATATGAAATGAATGGTAAAAAGATTAAAGATTATACTGATGTGAATAACTTTCAGTTAAAAGTTAGCTTTTCTGAACTCCTTCCTGCTGCATATATTGTTAAAATTAAAACAAAAAATGAAGTAAGAACTGTTAAAATAGTCAAAGAATAA
- a CDS encoding Arc family DNA binding domain-containing protein yields the protein MKSEKAQNTSENKGKKSFVLRIDESTYKLLEKWANDEFRSVNGQIEYLLHQSLVNSGRKKKE from the coding sequence ATGAAATCAGAAAAAGCTCAGAACACTTCGGAAAACAAAGGCAAAAAATCCTTTGTCTTAAGGATAGATGAGTCTACCTATAAACTCCTCGAGAAATGGGCAAATGATGAATTCAGAAGTGTAAATGGTCAGATTGAATATTTGCTTCATCAGAGCCTTGTTAACTCGGGGAGAAAAAAGAAAGAATAA